The following proteins come from a genomic window of Crassostrea angulata isolate pt1a10 chromosome 1, ASM2561291v2, whole genome shotgun sequence:
- the LOC128174042 gene encoding uncharacterized protein LOC128174042: MELFAWILLLSPLFQECLGSEVWKIVPRLLDGGIAEIPSKSYNGSTTFLCALECQMRPTCQLFRYNSNTSECDLYDGIKFKRTSYVHRNQFYQKMPDHCVTGRDEWFPECQTCIWIPTHVSPYEEAKRLCESAGKVMLGINNFSQVLYLMDLINTKYIHIYSRRTGDITYEMDDGTLFPSTLWCPGQPNEYLDCIGVQNDPQSNWCTYPGLDDYEYCSHSSRFLCV; this comes from the exons ATGGAATTGTTTGCGTGGATTCTGCTGCTGTCGCCATTGTTTCAAG AGTGCTTGGGATCTGAAGTCTGGAAAATCGTCCCCCGGCTTCTAGATGGAGGGATAGCGGAAATACCCTCGAAGTCCTACAACGGAAGTACTACATTTCTGTGCGCATTGGAATGCCAGATGAGACCAACATGTCAACTTTTCCGTTATAACTCAAACACATCAGAGTGTGACTTGTATGAtggaataaaatttaaaagaaccTCATACGTTCACCGAAACCAGTTTTATCAGAAGATGCCTGATC ATTGTGTGACAGGGCGTGACGAATGGTTCCCCGAGTGTCAGACTTGCATTTGGATTCCGACCCACGTTTCTCCATACGAAGAGGCAAAACGTTTATGCGAATCAGCAGGGAAAGTCATGTTAGGCATCAATAACTTTTCACAAGTCTTGTATCTGATGGATCTTATAAATACAA aatacaTTCACATATACTCTCGACGCACTGGAGACATAACTTATGAGATGGATGACGGGACCTTGTTTCCATCTACACTGTGGTGTCCGGGTCAGCCTAATGAATACTTGGACTGTATAGGGGTCCAAAACGACCCCCAGAGTAACTGGTGTACCTACCCTGGATTAGACGATTATGAATATTGTTCTCATTCATCACGATTCCTCTGTGTGTAG
- the LOC128178630 gene encoding uncharacterized protein LOC128178630 — protein MKPSCQLFRYNANKLECDLCDGRRFKRTSNVQRNQFNQKMPDYCVTGRDEWLREFQTCIWIPSQVFPYEEAKSLCESAGKIMLGTKNLSHVVDLMDLLNAKYIHVYSRRTGTKTYEMDDRTLIPSTFLCPGQTREDSDCLGVQNDPQSNWSTSPGLDDIICSHTRQFF, from the exons ATGAAACCTTCATGTCAACTTTTCCGTTATAACGCAAACAAATTAGAGTGCGACTTGTGTGACGGAAGAAGATTTAAAAGAACTTCAAACGTTCAGCGAAACCAGTTTAATCAGAAGATGCCAGACT ATTGTGTGACAGGGCGCGACGAATGGTTGCGCGAATTTCAGACTTGCATTTGGATTCCATCCCAAGTTTTTCCCTACGAAGAGGCAAAAAGTCTATGCGAATCAGCAGGGAAAATCATGTTAGGTACCAAGAACTTGTCACATGTCGTGGACCTGATGGATCTTTTGAATGcta AATACATTCACGTATACTCTCGTCGCACTGGAACCAAAACTTATGAGATGGACGACAGAACATTGATCCCATCCACATTTTTGTGTCCGGGACAGACAAGGGAAGACTCGGACTGTTTAGGGGTCCAAAACGACCCCCAAAGTAACTGGTCTACCTCTCCCGGACTTGACGATATCATATGTTCTCACACGCGACAGTTCTTCTGA